From the genome of Miscanthus floridulus cultivar M001 chromosome 10, ASM1932011v1, whole genome shotgun sequence, one region includes:
- the LOC136485775 gene encoding aspartyl protease family protein At5g10770-like, producing the protein MAMVPVLPILLLLLPSASYYSAVAHAEVRHGDSLKQRGVCSGLRASPPSNVTWLLLHHRHGPCSPSSSSHSAGSRRRSRRRTSTTLASSLIVLRRDQLRVDDIVRRAVEVVDDVMVPTALGTSVNTLEYVVTVGLGTPAVHQTVLIDTGSDLSWVQCRPCPVPPCHRQKDAVFDPSKSSTFASIPCGSPACARLGAQYASGCSRGGQCGYAVNYTDGSSTTGTYSSDTLTMTSSGSGGVVSGGFTFGCSHSEPGFSDPDRTDGILGIGGGAQSLVSQIRRRVFSYCLPRASSHTGFLTLGVPRISSSRFAVTPMRRFRKIPTFYVVILQAITVAGRRLDVPPSVFSAGSIMDSGTIITRLPPTAYSALRAAFRAEMNMYRLTRPFSILDTCFNLTGVRRVQLPRVALVFDGGATVELHSSGILQYSCLAFAPNDDDTTPGIIGNVQQRTLEVLYDVGGMAVGFRRGAC; encoded by the exons ATGGCAATGGTACCCGTCTTGCCCAttttactactactcctaccctCAGCCAGTTACTACTCTGCAGTTGCTCACGCAGAAGTTCGCCATGGAGACTCGCTCAAGCAACGCGGCGTCTGCTCCGGACTCAGGG CGTCTCCGCCCTCCAACGTCACGTGGTTGCTGTTGCACCACCGGCACGGCCCgtgctcgccgtcgtcgtcgtcccacTCCGccgggagcaggaggaggagtagACGACGGACCTCCACGACGTTGGCCAGCAGCCTTATTGTTCTCCGCAGGGACCAACTCCGCGTCGACGACATCGTCCGAAGGGCGGTGGAGGTCGTCGACGACGTGATGGTCCCAACCGCGCTTGGAACCTCAGTGAACACGCTGGAGTACGTCGTCACCGTGGGTCTAGGCACGCCGGCGGTCCACCAGACCGTGCTCATTGACACGGGCTCCGACCTCTCCTGGGTCCAGTGCCGTCCTTGCCCGGTGCCACCGTGCCACCGACAGAAGGACGCCGTCTTCGACCCGAGCAAGTCGTCCACCTTCGCCTCCATCCCTTGCGGCTCCCCAGCCTGCGCGCGGCTCGGTGCTCAGTATGCCAGTGGCTGCTCCAGAGGCGGTCAGTGCGGCTACGCCGTCAACTACACTGACGGCTCCAGCACCACCGGCACGTACAGCTCCGACACCCTCACGATGACCTCCTCCGGCTCCGGCGGCGTGGTCAGCGGCGGCTTCACGTTCGGCTGCAGCCACTCCGAGCCGGGCTTCTCCGACCCTGACCGGACAGACGGGATCCTCGGGATTGGCGGTGGGGCGCAGTCTCTGGTGTCGCAGATCCGGAGAAGAGTCTTCTCCTACTGCCTCCCCCGGGCGTCGAGCCACACCGGGTTCCTCACGCTCGGCGTGCCGCGCATCTCTTCCTCGAGGTTTGCCGTGACGCCCATGCGCAGATTCAGAAAAATCCCCACCTTCTACGTCGTGATCCTGCAGGCCATCACCGTGGCCGGACGGCGGCTCGACGTGCCCCCCTCCGTGTTCTCCGCGGGCTCCATCATGGACTCGGGCACCATCATCACCCGGCTGCCGCCGACTGCGTACAGCGCGCTGCGGGCGGCGTTCAGGGCCGAGATGAACATGTACCGGCTCACGCGCCCCTTCAGCATACTCGACACCTGCTTCAACCTCACCGGCGTCCGCCGCGTCCAACTGCCTAGGGTCGCCCTCGTCTTCGATGGGGGCGCCACCGTGGAGCTCCACTCCTCGGGCATCTTGCAGTACAGCTGCCTCGCCTTCGCGCCCAACGATGACGACACCACCCCGGGGATCATTGGCAACGTGCAGCAGAGGACCCTGGAGGTGTTGTACGATGTCGGCGGCATGGCTGTAGGATTCCGGCGTGGCGCGTGCTGA
- the LOC136485776 gene encoding uncharacterized protein, translating into MSNQTNHYDLLVQHFCQNPEIDRYAANLTSSFTDQSNEVSMVAASVIMFLLAGVFFNLNLFSRFSDVSAILDPRIRILISSALSLFLPVMSYLFSEAKNVKAGAGRAAVGQKSDLSLRAGVILVWMLLVELLRKKVDEIHMRGYSSTIQRAGRVIWLGSLVFFSFQSAGRKAVFGILWILCAAKVVQRIAFTEVGKRSYAHGKNARLITSYMSRRARRRREQQQQHVIVEHAGGSGNDPGGVGVGVGDDLLRTSDFIVMGEQELILEATADGYKLKDMAPGTVVTVGKIWRHLSIDIDPDQRLKRLCLSFALFKLLRRRFDHLPVTKEETQDCRDLIFNGVYNGKEEMVDAVFQVMNMEVNFLSEYYHSVIPVVFASPFFFLANYLLLPVVVLGLCLMTVVLCGNGNARYAFRSIGKDNFAISSGLVSTTACLLLKSFRSPDAFFTTIDFFVTFLLFIIFLYEEIWEFVVFLLSNWFMVSLLCNYVGRPNWLSSPTFSGIVRRILWVRSKMSKPALSFKQFSVLNTRWPLGIGMPSMLSYLLRTAPVPNKAKHSIMECIVKHSLDGAPPLSNGQSVLEREEEERPLLLPEQKQRLAELRRACDSESVAEVILTWHVATSLLEEACPPRSGSKDDSRVATRLSRYCAYLVAFHHELLPDNPDKTEKVFEAMKAELKRKLSCGAYYFFRWRARLQVIAGTGMASAHWKDSKEVVHNGAKVADLLREYCDSDPERTWKLLADFWTELIVYMAPSNEVERVMGHEKVLVEGGEFITALWTLTTHTGITRPSTASE; encoded by the coding sequence ATGAGCAACCAAACGAACCATTATGATCTTCTTGTGCAGCACTTTTGCCAAAACCCAGAAATTGATAGGTACGCTGCTAACCTCACGAGTAGCTTCACCGATCAGAGCAATGAGGTCTCCATGGTGGCGGCCTCCGTCATCATGTTCCTCCTCGCCGGCGTCTTCTTCAACCTCAACCTCTTCAGCCGCTTCTCCGATGTCAGCGCCATCCTGGACCCCAGAATCCGCATCCTCATCTCCTCGGCGCTCTCGCTCTTCCTCCCAGTCATGTCCTACCTCTTCTCGGAAGCCAAGAATGTGAAGGCCGGCGCCGGCCGGGCGGCGGTGGGCCAGAAGTCCGACCTCTCTCTGCGCGCCGGCGTGATACTGGTGTGGATGCTCCTCGTGGAGCTCCTCCGCAAGAAGGTGGACGAGATCCACATGCGTGGGTACTCGAGCACAATCCAGCGCGCTGGGCGCGTCATCTGGTTGGGGAGCTTGGTCTTCTTCAGCTTCCAGAGCGCTGGCCGGAAGGCTGTCTTCGGCATCCTCTGGATCCTCTGCGCCGCCAAGGTGGTGCAGAGGATAGCCTTTACGGAGGTTGGCAAGCGGTCGTATGCCCACGGCAAGAATGCCCGGCTCATCACCTCCTACATGTCTCggagggcgcggcggcggcgagagcagcagcagcagcacgtcaTCGTCGAGCACGCCGGCGGCAGCGGCAACGACCCAGGtggagtcggagtcggagtcgggGACGACCTGCTAAGGACGTCCGACTTCATCGTGATGGGAGAACAAGAGCTCATCCTGGAAGCCACTGCCGATGGGTACAAGCTCAAGGACATGGCCCCTGGCACCGTCGTCACCGTCGGTAAAATCTGGCGTCATCTGAGCATCGACATCGACCCAGACCAGCGGCTCAAGCGGCTCTGCCTCTCGTTCGCCCTTTTCAAGCTGCTGCGGCGGAGGTTCGACCACCTGCCGGTGACCAAGGAGGAGACCCAGGACTGCCGTGACCTCATCTTCAACGGCGTATACAACGGTAAGGAGGAGATGGTGGACGCGGTGTTCCAGGTGATGAACATGGAGGTCAACTTCCTCAGCGAGTACTACCACTCCGTCATACCTGTCGTCTTCGCCAGCCCTTTCTTCTTCCTCGCCAACTACTTGCTGCTTCCCGTAGTGGTGCTTGGCCTGTGCCTCATGACCGTCGTCCTCTGTGGCAACGGCAACGCGCGCTACGCCTTCCGCAGCATCGGCAAGGACAACTTCGCCATATCATCAGGTCTGGTCAGCACGACCGCCTGCCTCCTCCTCAAATCCTTCAGGTCGCCGGACGCGTTCTTCACGACCATCGACTTCTTCGTGACCTTCctcctcttcatcatcttcttgtaCGAGGAGATCTGGGAGTTCGTCGTGTTCCTCCTCTCCAACTGGTTCATGGTGTCACTGCTCTGCAACTACGTGGGCAGGCCAAACTGGCTGAGCAGCCCCACGTTCAGTGGCATCGTCCGGCGCATCCTGTGGGTGCGGAGCAAGATGAGCAAGCCGGCCCTCAGCTTCAAGCAGTTCTCCGTCCTCAACACTCGCTGGCCGCTCGGCATCGGAATGCCGTCCATGCTGTCGTACCTGCTGCGGACGGCACCGGTGCCAAACAAAGCCAAGCACTCCATCATGGAGTGCATCGTGAAGCATAGCCTTGACGGCGCCCCTCCTCTGAGCAACGGCCAGTCCGTCCTTGAGCGCGAAGAAGAGGAACGGCCGCTCTTGCTCCCGGAGCAGAAGCAGAGGCTGGCCGAGCTCCGGCGGGCGTGCGACAGCGAGAGCGTTGCCGAGGTCATCCTCACATGGCACGTCGCCACCAGCCTCCTCGAGGAGGCGTGCCCGCCCAGGAGCGGCAGCAAGGACGACAGCAGAGTGGCGACGAGGCTGTCCAGGTACTGCGCCTACCTCGTGGCCTTCCACCATGAGCTCCTCCCCGACAACCCGGACAAGACGGAGAAAGTCTTTGAGGCCATGAAGGCGGAGCTCAAGCGCAAGCTCAGCTGCGGCGCCTACTACTTCTTTCGCTGGCGTGCAAGGCTCCAAGTCATCGCCGGAACCGGCATGGCGTCGGCGCATTGGAAAGACAGCAAGGAGGTGGTGCATAACGGTGCCAAGGTGGCAGATCTGCTGCGGGAGTATTGTGACAGCGATCCGGAGAGAACCTGGAAGCTATTGGCTGACTTTTGGACGGAGCTCATCGTCTACATGGCCCCGTCCAACGAGGTGGAGCGCGTCATGGGCCATGAGAAGGTGCTAGTGGAGGGAGGCGAGTTCATCACCGCGCTATGGACTCTCACCACTCACACCGGCATAACCAGACCCAGCACTGCTTCTGAATAG